In a single window of the Massilia oculi genome:
- a CDS encoding TonB-dependent receptor domain-containing protein, translating into MKLKKLAQLMTLMGVAAPIVAQAQAQSEAPIQRVEITGSSIKRIAKEGALPVEIISRKQLEDQGIVTAEQLIATLNVNGNGSDNLASNADVTSGAQRGNNGASSANLRGQGSDSTLVLLNGRRVATHGMKGSAVDLNSIPMAAVERVEVLKDGASAVYGTDAIGGVINFILRKNYKGLEAQAFTDVTEAGGGEIGRATITGGWGDLDTQGWNVLVTAAHSENKALRGDQRDFVNTFQPNRGVSVDTRGTPSGNVFATTLAPTLLSRTGTGPTIPGGGTVAYNGISLLDLPGGPGCDSIDGMGAYDEKLWDSPGSAYGCAWDTGRAAVLQQPVKNSNALARATFRMGEHEFFAEGVGSRVEVAKRFSPNQISPSASTFGPASFYPSTGAAYNDVYNALVKVFPSISANYGLPIAYRWRCMECGNREIETETKAGRVLVGADGPLNLFGKQYDYRVGLSRAFSESDSTLGTGYNYTQALANVLGSGIVNPFLLPGQTQSQAAIDAIRATSAAGVVMYGGKVTMTQFDAAISGELFKLPAGPVLAALGTDLRREEYKFNGDRRAANARPAILNAPFDDVNALDKVKRDIKAVYAEVLVPVTQALELTFAIRRDDYTGFGATTNPKVSFRYQPIPQLMFRGSYNEGFRAPSFNQLFNGVTESPYAGKDLADPATCPSGRVDTTVAGCQAVNPNTLTGGKPTLGPETAKQASLGVVFEPTSTFSANADLWEIRKENTIDSFNVATMVANYNLFQDQFIRNAAGELEFIDQRWLNAGERITRGVEVGARLNGKFSTGSVWSLGIDGSRLLEKKSRATRNAEFGESEVGRFLFTGDLGLKWKHSAYATYKYGNWSGMLQNIYRSGYDDQVLPGVASGRVTPSNYQRKVDDYSIFNLSVNYTGFQNLTLTAGVKNLLDEDPPLAITYDSNTGAGSTWEPRVADPRGRSFTLMANYKFF; encoded by the coding sequence GTGAAATTGAAAAAACTGGCACAGTTGATGACCCTCATGGGCGTGGCCGCCCCGATCGTGGCACAAGCGCAGGCGCAAAGCGAGGCGCCGATCCAGCGGGTGGAAATCACCGGTTCGAGCATCAAGCGCATCGCCAAGGAAGGTGCGCTGCCGGTTGAGATCATTTCGCGCAAACAGCTGGAAGACCAGGGCATCGTGACGGCCGAGCAGCTGATCGCGACCCTGAACGTGAACGGCAACGGCTCCGACAACCTGGCGTCGAACGCCGACGTCACCTCCGGCGCCCAGCGCGGCAACAACGGCGCCTCGAGCGCCAACCTGCGCGGCCAGGGTTCCGATTCGACCCTGGTGCTGCTCAACGGCCGCCGGGTCGCGACCCACGGCATGAAGGGCTCGGCGGTCGACCTGAACTCGATCCCGATGGCGGCGGTCGAGCGCGTCGAAGTGCTGAAGGACGGCGCCTCGGCCGTGTACGGCACCGACGCGATCGGCGGCGTGATCAACTTCATCCTGCGCAAGAACTACAAGGGCCTGGAAGCCCAGGCATTCACCGACGTGACCGAAGCGGGCGGCGGCGAGATCGGCCGCGCCACCATCACCGGCGGCTGGGGCGACCTCGACACCCAGGGCTGGAACGTGCTGGTGACGGCCGCGCACAGCGAGAACAAGGCGCTGCGCGGCGACCAGCGCGATTTCGTGAATACCTTCCAGCCGAACCGCGGCGTGTCGGTCGATACGCGCGGCACCCCGAGCGGCAACGTGTTCGCCACCACCCTGGCGCCGACCCTGCTGTCGCGCACCGGCACCGGCCCGACCATCCCGGGCGGCGGCACCGTGGCCTATAACGGCATCAGCCTGCTCGACCTGCCGGGCGGCCCGGGTTGCGACAGCATCGACGGCATGGGCGCCTACGACGAAAAGCTGTGGGATTCGCCCGGCTCGGCCTATGGCTGCGCCTGGGATACCGGCCGCGCCGCCGTGCTGCAGCAGCCGGTCAAGAATTCCAACGCGCTGGCGCGCGCCACCTTCCGCATGGGCGAACACGAGTTCTTCGCCGAAGGCGTGGGTTCGCGCGTCGAAGTGGCCAAGCGCTTCTCGCCGAACCAGATCTCTCCGTCCGCCTCGACCTTCGGCCCTGCCTCGTTCTACCCGAGCACCGGCGCAGCCTACAACGACGTCTATAACGCCCTGGTCAAGGTGTTCCCGAGCATCTCGGCCAACTACGGCCTGCCGATCGCCTACCGCTGGCGCTGCATGGAGTGCGGCAACCGCGAGATCGAGACCGAGACCAAGGCCGGCCGCGTGCTGGTCGGCGCCGACGGCCCCCTGAACCTGTTCGGCAAGCAGTACGACTACCGGGTCGGCCTGTCGCGCGCGTTCAGCGAATCGGATTCGACGCTGGGCACCGGCTACAACTACACCCAGGCCCTGGCCAATGTGCTCGGTTCGGGCATCGTCAATCCCTTCCTGCTGCCGGGCCAGACCCAGAGCCAGGCAGCGATCGACGCGATCCGCGCCACCTCGGCCGCGGGCGTGGTGATGTATGGCGGCAAGGTGACGATGACGCAATTCGATGCCGCGATCTCGGGCGAGCTGTTCAAGCTGCCGGCCGGGCCCGTGCTGGCCGCGCTGGGGACCGACCTGCGCCGCGAGGAATACAAGTTCAATGGCGACCGCCGCGCCGCCAATGCGCGACCGGCGATCCTGAACGCGCCGTTCGACGACGTCAATGCCCTCGACAAGGTCAAGCGCGACATCAAGGCCGTCTATGCCGAGGTGCTGGTGCCGGTCACGCAGGCGCTGGAACTGACCTTCGCCATCCGCCGCGACGATTACACGGGCTTCGGCGCGACCACCAATCCGAAGGTGTCGTTCCGCTACCAGCCGATCCCGCAGCTGATGTTCCGCGGCTCGTACAACGAGGGCTTCCGCGCGCCGTCGTTCAACCAGCTGTTCAACGGCGTGACCGAGTCGCCCTATGCCGGCAAGGACCTGGCCGATCCGGCCACCTGTCCGAGCGGCCGCGTCGACACCACGGTCGCCGGCTGCCAGGCGGTCAATCCGAATACGCTCACCGGCGGCAAGCCGACGCTGGGACCGGAAACGGCCAAGCAGGCCAGCCTGGGTGTGGTGTTCGAGCCGACCAGCACCTTCTCGGCCAATGCCGACCTGTGGGAGATCCGCAAGGAAAACACGATCGATTCGTTCAACGTGGCGACCATGGTCGCGAACTACAACCTGTTCCAGGACCAGTTCATCCGCAACGCGGCCGGCGAGCTGGAGTTCATCGACCAGCGCTGGCTCAATGCCGGCGAGCGCATCACGCGCGGCGTCGAAGTCGGCGCCCGCCTGAACGGCAAGTTCAGCACCGGGTCGGTCTGGAGCCTGGGTATCGACGGTTCGCGCCTGCTGGAGAAGAAATCGCGCGCCACCCGTAACGCCGAATTCGGCGAGAGCGAAGTGGGCCGCTTCCTGTTCACCGGCGACCTGGGCCTGAAGTGGAAGCACAGCGCCTATGCCACCTACAAGTACGGCAACTGGAGCGGCATGCTGCAGAACATCTACCGTTCGGGCTATGACGACCAGGTGCTGCCGGGCGTGGCCAGCGGCCGTGTGACGCCGTCGAACTACCAGCGCAAGGTCGACGACTACTCGATCTTCAACCTGTCGGTGAACTACACGGGCTTCCAGAACCTGACCCTGACCGCGGGCGTCAAGAACCTGCTCGACGAGGATCCACCATTAGCGATCACCTACGACAGCAACACCGGCGCCGGCAGCACCTGGGAACCGCGCGTCGCCGATCCACGCGGCCGCTCGTTCACCCTGATGGCGAACTACAAGTTCTTCTGA
- a CDS encoding S66 peptidase family protein yields MKISRRSFGAIAAALSLALPGVAAVRTPSPRPMKKLIKPPRLKRGDVVGLIAPGGYTTDRAIEKAVRNIEALGFKVKTGAYLREVFGNYAGSVQQRLADLHAMFLDPEVKAIWPIRGGSGCISLVSSLDYDLIRRHPKVLVGYSDITALHLAILKQAGLVTFHGPVASSTMTPYSSEHMMAVLTEPQASYTIPMSQENAQRAASEPHFGVHTFTHGVATGPLMGGNLSLVAALAGTPYAADIKDSILFLEEVNEAPYRIDRWMTQLDLAGGFRNAAALVVGICENCGPEHEDISLTLERTLGLHLHPLTIPAVSGYSIGHIRNQFTLPMGIQARIDTKAQMITLLESAVT; encoded by the coding sequence ATGAAGATCAGCCGTCGCAGCTTCGGCGCCATCGCCGCCGCCCTGTCCCTTGCCTTGCCCGGTGTTGCCGCAGTGCGTACGCCGTCCCCACGTCCCATGAAAAAACTCATCAAACCGCCGCGCCTGAAGCGAGGCGACGTCGTCGGCCTGATCGCGCCCGGCGGCTACACCACCGACCGCGCCATCGAGAAGGCGGTGCGCAATATCGAAGCGCTGGGTTTCAAGGTCAAGACCGGCGCCTATCTGCGCGAGGTGTTCGGCAATTATGCCGGATCGGTGCAGCAGCGCCTGGCCGACCTGCATGCGATGTTCCTTGACCCGGAAGTGAAAGCGATCTGGCCGATCCGCGGCGGCTCGGGCTGCATCTCGCTGGTCTCGAGCCTCGACTACGACCTCATTCGCCGCCACCCCAAGGTCCTGGTCGGTTATTCCGACATCACGGCGCTGCATCTCGCGATCCTCAAGCAGGCCGGCCTGGTGACCTTCCACGGCCCGGTGGCCTCGTCGACGATGACGCCGTATTCGAGCGAGCACATGATGGCGGTGCTGACCGAGCCACAGGCCAGCTATACGATTCCGATGTCGCAGGAGAACGCGCAGCGCGCCGCGAGCGAGCCGCACTTCGGCGTCCACACCTTCACCCACGGCGTGGCGACCGGCCCGCTCATGGGCGGCAACCTGTCGCTGGTGGCGGCGCTGGCGGGCACGCCGTATGCGGCCGACATCAAGGACAGCATCCTGTTCCTGGAAGAGGTGAACGAAGCGCCATACCGCATCGACCGCTGGATGACCCAGCTCGACCTGGCGGGTGGTTTCAGGAATGCGGCGGCGCTGGTGGTGGGCATCTGCGAGAACTGCGGGCCGGAGCATGAAGACATTTCATTGACGCTGGAGCGCACGCTGGGCCTGCACCTGCATCCCTTGACCATCCCGGCGGTGTCAGGCTATTCGATCGGGCATATCCGCAACCAGTTCACCCTGCCGATGGGGATCCAGGCGCGCATCGACACGAAAGCGCAGATGATCACGCTGCTGGAGTCCGCCGTTACCTGA
- a CDS encoding GNAT family N-acetyltransferase encodes MDPVLRIVALEPERLPQLFLYLDDHLRDNGSAGTPLFQPQSRELSRFPPENAAAFAGALDTPFGQPGWRRVWIALDGAGNIAGHVDLRARPEPAATHRTLLGMGVHRDARRLGLGMALVESALAWAGATPPLEWVDLDVLSANLAARRLYERAGFVVTGEVPDLYRIDGESHGSVTMSRRVR; translated from the coding sequence ATGGATCCTGTCCTGCGCATCGTGGCGCTCGAGCCGGAACGGCTGCCGCAGCTGTTCCTCTACCTCGACGACCACCTGCGGGACAATGGCAGCGCCGGCACGCCGCTGTTCCAGCCACAGTCGCGTGAGTTGTCGCGCTTCCCGCCCGAGAACGCGGCCGCCTTCGCCGGCGCTCTCGATACGCCTTTCGGCCAGCCGGGCTGGCGCCGGGTCTGGATCGCGCTCGATGGCGCCGGCAATATCGCCGGCCACGTCGACCTGCGCGCGCGGCCCGAGCCGGCGGCCACCCACCGCACCCTGCTCGGCATGGGCGTGCACCGCGATGCGCGGCGCCTGGGGCTGGGCATGGCCCTGGTGGAGAGCGCACTGGCCTGGGCCGGCGCCACGCCGCCGCTCGAATGGGTCGACCTCGACGTGCTGTCGGCGAACCTGGCCGCGCGCCGGCTGTACGAGCGCGCCGGCTTTGTCGTGACGGGCGAAGTGCCGGACCTGTACCGCATCGATGGCGAGTCGCACGGCTCGGTCACGATGAGCCGGCGCGTCAGGTAA
- a CDS encoding acyl-CoA dehydrogenase family protein, with translation MILSEEHQMIRDALRSFAQERLAPNAARWDREHHFPKEELKELAALGAFGVAVPEQYGGAGLDYVSLALVLEEIAAGDGGTSTIISVNNCPVCSIAMMYANEEQKQRWLRPLAQGELLGAFALTEPHTGSDAAALRTTATRDGDSYVINGTKQFITSGKYGDVAIVMAVTDKAAGKKGISAFWVPTDTPGYIVAGIEHKMGQHSSDTAQIVFDGCRIPAANLIGEEGMGYKIALSGLEGGRIGIASQSVGMARAAYEAALAYAKERESFGKPIFEHQAVQFRLAEMAMKIEAARQLILHAAAMKDAGLPCLKEAAMAKLFASEMAENVVSSAMQVFGGYGYVADFPVERIYRDVRVCQIYEGTSDIQKILIARAL, from the coding sequence ATGATCCTGAGCGAAGAACACCAGATGATCCGCGACGCCCTGCGCAGCTTTGCGCAGGAACGCCTGGCCCCCAACGCCGCGCGCTGGGACCGCGAACACCATTTCCCGAAAGAGGAACTGAAGGAACTGGCGGCCCTGGGCGCCTTCGGCGTGGCGGTGCCGGAGCAGTATGGCGGGGCGGGCCTGGACTACGTGTCGCTGGCGCTGGTGCTCGAAGAGATCGCGGCCGGCGACGGCGGCACCTCGACCATCATCTCGGTCAACAACTGCCCCGTGTGCAGCATCGCCATGATGTACGCGAACGAGGAACAGAAGCAGCGCTGGCTGCGTCCCCTGGCCCAGGGCGAGCTGCTGGGCGCCTTCGCTCTCACCGAGCCGCACACCGGCAGCGACGCCGCGGCGCTGCGCACCACGGCCACGCGTGACGGCGACAGCTACGTCATCAACGGCACCAAGCAGTTCATCACCAGCGGCAAATACGGCGACGTCGCCATCGTCATGGCCGTCACCGACAAGGCGGCCGGCAAGAAGGGCATCAGCGCGTTCTGGGTGCCGACCGATACGCCCGGCTACATCGTGGCCGGCATCGAGCACAAGATGGGCCAGCACTCGTCGGACACGGCGCAGATCGTGTTCGACGGTTGCCGTATCCCGGCGGCGAACCTGATCGGCGAGGAAGGCATGGGCTACAAGATCGCCCTGTCCGGGCTGGAGGGCGGCCGCATCGGCATCGCCTCGCAATCGGTCGGCATGGCGCGCGCGGCCTACGAGGCGGCGCTCGCCTACGCGAAGGAGCGCGAGAGCTTTGGTAAACCGATCTTCGAGCACCAGGCGGTGCAGTTCCGCCTGGCCGAGATGGCGATGAAGATCGAGGCCGCGCGCCAGCTGATCCTGCACGCCGCCGCGATGAAGGATGCGGGCCTGCCCTGCCTGAAGGAAGCGGCGATGGCCAAGCTGTTCGCTTCCGAGATGGCCGAGAACGTCGTGTCGAGCGCGATGCAGGTGTTCGGCGGCTACGGCTACGTGGCCGACTTCCCGGTCGAGCGCATCTACCGCGACGTACGCGTGTGCCAGATCTATGAAGGCACGAGCGATATCCAGAAGATCCTGATCGCGCGCGCGCTGTGA
- a CDS encoding SDR family oxidoreductase, with amino-acid sequence MPTALIIGASRGIGHEMVRQYRADGWRVIATARKQEDCDELVHLGAEAHQLDVTVADSIAALAWRLDDEQVDAAWLVAGVYGPTHGSFPTGPEFDAVMHTNVLSSMRLIPVVGPLLADTRGKLAVVSSRMGSIGERSDTQGTLYRASKAALNSVLKDASITYGAQGVTCVAFHPGWVQTDMGGSGASLTPEHSVRDMRATLARVDASANGSFLNHDGAAIAW; translated from the coding sequence ATGCCTACCGCACTGATCATCGGCGCCTCGCGCGGCATCGGCCACGAGATGGTCCGCCAATACCGCGCCGACGGATGGCGTGTCATCGCCACCGCGCGCAAGCAGGAAGACTGCGATGAACTGGTCCACCTCGGCGCCGAAGCCCATCAGCTCGACGTCACGGTGGCCGATTCGATCGCGGCGCTGGCCTGGCGCCTCGACGATGAACAAGTCGACGCCGCCTGGCTGGTGGCAGGCGTCTATGGCCCGACCCACGGCAGCTTCCCGACCGGTCCCGAATTCGACGCCGTCATGCACACCAATGTGTTATCAAGCATGCGCCTGATTCCGGTCGTCGGGCCCCTGCTGGCCGACACCCGCGGCAAGCTGGCGGTCGTCTCTTCGCGCATGGGATCGATCGGCGAACGCTCCGATACCCAGGGCACGCTGTACCGCGCCAGCAAGGCGGCGCTCAACTCCGTGCTGAAGGATGCGTCGATCACCTATGGCGCGCAAGGCGTCACCTGCGTCGCCTTCCATCCGGGCTGGGTCCAGACCGATATGGGCGGCAGTGGCGCCAGCCTCACGCCGGAGCACAGCGTGCGCGATATGCGCGCCACCCTGGCCCGGGTGGACGCCAGCGCCAACGGCAGCTTCCTGAACCACGACGGCGCCGCCATCGCCTGGTAG
- a CDS encoding acetyl-CoA C-acyltransferase — protein MNDPVVIVGAARTPMGAFMGDFSSKTASDLGAVAIKAAVERAGVAPDAVEHVYFGNCLMAGQGQAPARQALIKAGLPLSTGAVTLSKMCGSAMQAAIFAHDQLVAGSADIVVAGGMESMTGAPYLIPKARGGYRIGHAPMFDHMMLDGLEDAYSRNEKTGEGRSMGTFAEECVATYQFTREEQDAFAIASVKRAQAASTGGGFDWEIAPVTVTGRAGDTVIDKDEGPLKAKVDKIPSLKPAFKKDGTVTAASSSSINDGAAALVMMRESKAKELGLTPIARVLGHATHAQEPNLFTTAPIGAMQKLFKKTGWTAADVDLFEINEAFAAVPMAAMRDLDIPHDKVNVHGGACALGHPIGASGARIIVTLLGALKRSGGKRGVASLCIGGGEATAMAVELV, from the coding sequence ATGAATGATCCAGTCGTTATCGTCGGCGCGGCGCGCACCCCGATGGGCGCCTTCATGGGCGATTTTTCTTCCAAGACCGCGAGCGACCTCGGCGCGGTGGCGATCAAGGCGGCCGTCGAGCGCGCCGGCGTCGCGCCTGACGCGGTCGAACACGTCTACTTCGGCAACTGCCTGATGGCCGGCCAGGGCCAGGCCCCGGCGCGCCAGGCGCTGATCAAGGCCGGCCTGCCGCTGTCGACCGGCGCCGTCACGCTGTCCAAGATGTGCGGTTCGGCGATGCAGGCCGCCATCTTCGCCCACGACCAGCTGGTGGCCGGCAGCGCCGACATCGTGGTCGCCGGCGGCATGGAGTCGATGACGGGCGCGCCCTATCTGATCCCGAAGGCGCGCGGCGGCTACCGCATCGGCCACGCGCCGATGTTCGACCACATGATGCTCGACGGCCTCGAAGACGCCTATTCGCGCAACGAAAAGACCGGCGAAGGCCGCTCGATGGGCACCTTCGCCGAAGAGTGCGTGGCCACCTACCAGTTCACGCGCGAGGAGCAGGACGCGTTCGCGATCGCGTCGGTCAAGCGCGCACAGGCCGCCAGCACCGGGGGCGGCTTCGACTGGGAAATCGCGCCAGTCACCGTCACCGGCCGCGCCGGCGACACCGTGATCGACAAGGACGAAGGTCCGCTCAAGGCCAAGGTCGACAAGATCCCGTCGCTCAAGCCGGCATTCAAGAAGGACGGCACCGTCACCGCCGCCTCGTCGTCGTCGATCAACGACGGCGCCGCCGCGCTGGTGATGATGCGCGAGTCCAAGGCGAAAGAGCTCGGCCTGACCCCGATCGCGCGCGTGCTGGGCCACGCCACCCATGCGCAGGAGCCGAACCTGTTCACCACCGCCCCGATCGGCGCGATGCAGAAGCTCTTCAAGAAGACCGGCTGGACGGCCGCCGACGTCGACCTGTTCGAAATCAACGAAGCCTTCGCCGCGGTGCCGATGGCCGCCATGCGCGACCTCGACATCCCTCACGACAAGGTCAACGTCCACGGCGGCGCCTGCGCGCTGGGCCACCCGATCGGCGCTTCCGGCGCGCGCATCATCGTCACCCTGCTCGGCGCGCTCAAGCGCAGCGGCGGCAAGCGCGGCGTGGCCTCGCTGTGCATCGGCGGCGGCGAAGCCACCGCGATGGCGGTCGAGCTGGTGTAA
- a CDS encoding isovaleryl-CoA dehydrogenase, protein MLHLPGLTFDHGEDIAALREAVQQFAASEIAPRAAEIDRSDQFPMDLWKKMGELGLLGITVGEEYGGANMGYLAHIVAMEEISRASASVGLSYGAHSNLCVNQIKRNGNEEQKRKYLPKLISGEHVGALAMSEPNAGSDVVSMKLRADLKGDRYVLNGSKMWITNGPDADTLVVYAKTDLEAGPRGMTAFLIEKGFKGFSVAQKLDKLGMRGSHTGELVFQDCEVPVENVLGGVGKGVNVLMSGLDFERTVLSGGPLGIMAACMDVVVPYIHDRKQFGQAIGEFQLMQGKIADMYSTMMACRAYVYAVGQACDRATKPEQVRALRKDAAGAILYSAEKATWMAGEAIQALGGNGYINEYPVGRLWRDAKLYEIGAGTSEIRRMLIGRELFGETM, encoded by the coding sequence ATGCTGCATCTCCCAGGCTTGACCTTTGACCATGGCGAAGACATCGCCGCGCTGCGCGAAGCAGTCCAACAATTCGCGGCGAGCGAAATCGCCCCGCGCGCTGCCGAGATCGACCGCAGCGACCAGTTTCCGATGGACTTGTGGAAGAAGATGGGCGAACTGGGCCTGCTTGGCATTACCGTCGGCGAGGAATACGGCGGCGCCAATATGGGTTACCTGGCCCACATCGTGGCCATGGAAGAAATCTCGCGCGCCTCGGCTTCGGTCGGCCTGTCCTACGGCGCCCACTCGAACCTGTGCGTCAACCAGATCAAGCGCAACGGCAACGAGGAACAGAAGCGCAAATACCTGCCCAAGCTGATCTCGGGCGAGCACGTCGGTGCACTGGCGATGTCCGAGCCCAACGCCGGCTCCGACGTGGTCAGCATGAAGCTGCGCGCCGACCTCAAGGGCGATCGCTACGTGCTGAACGGCAGCAAGATGTGGATCACCAACGGTCCGGACGCCGACACCCTGGTGGTGTACGCCAAGACCGACCTCGAGGCGGGCCCGCGCGGCATGACCGCCTTCCTGATCGAAAAAGGTTTCAAGGGATTCTCGGTCGCGCAAAAACTGGACAAGCTGGGCATGCGCGGCTCGCACACCGGCGAGCTGGTGTTCCAGGATTGCGAAGTGCCTGTGGAAAACGTGCTGGGCGGCGTCGGCAAGGGCGTCAACGTCCTGATGTCGGGCCTGGACTTCGAGCGCACCGTGCTGTCCGGCGGCCCGCTGGGCATCATGGCGGCCTGCATGGACGTCGTGGTGCCGTATATCCACGACCGCAAGCAGTTCGGCCAGGCGATCGGTGAATTCCAGCTGATGCAGGGCAAGATCGCCGACATGTATTCGACCATGATGGCTTGCCGCGCCTATGTGTACGCCGTGGGCCAGGCCTGCGACCGCGCGACGAAGCCGGAACAAGTACGCGCCCTGCGCAAGGACGCCGCCGGCGCCATCCTGTACAGCGCCGAAAAGGCCACCTGGATGGCGGGCGAAGCGATCCAGGCCCTGGGCGGCAACGGCTACATCAATGAATACCCGGTGGGCCGCCTGTGGCGCGACGCCAAGCTGTACGAGATCGGCGCCGGCACCAGCGAAATCCGTCGCATGCTGATCGGCCGCGAGCTGTTTGGTGAAACGATGTAA
- a CDS encoding MerR family transcriptional regulator: MPTTYTIAELAREFDITARAIRFYEDQGLLSPKREGVGGRNRVYTPRDRTRLKLTLRGKRLGLTLSEIKSIVDMYESPRDTVAQINRFLGVLAQQRLTLEQQRADIEMALEEISAHEEECRRLLSEDETARDMA, encoded by the coding sequence ATGCCCACTACCTATACCATCGCCGAACTGGCTCGCGAATTCGACATCACCGCAAGGGCGATCCGTTTTTATGAAGACCAGGGCCTGCTCAGCCCCAAGCGCGAGGGCGTGGGCGGACGCAACCGCGTGTACACCCCGCGCGACCGTACCCGCCTGAAGCTGACCCTGCGCGGTAAGCGCCTCGGCCTGACCTTGTCCGAAATTAAGAGCATCGTCGACATGTATGAGTCGCCGCGGGACACCGTGGCCCAGATCAACCGCTTCCTGGGCGTGCTGGCCCAGCAGCGCCTGACCCTGGAGCAGCAGCGCGCCGATATCGAAATGGCGCTGGAAGAGATTTCGGCCCATGAGGAAGAATGCCGTCGCCTGCTGAGCGAGGACGAGACGGCGCGCGACATGGCGTGA
- a CDS encoding MBL fold metallo-hydrolase, which translates to MNALEAQLDYPFGDTIPASGAVHEVMPGLRWARMPLPFALDHINVWLLNDVFDERRGWSLVDTGAGTDATRAAWEQVLEQGLDGQPLVRVIATHCHPDHVGLSGWLSARFGAPFWTTTGEFGFMRMMAAALPGVDGPSAIPHFERHGLVDAAMLDQMRSRRNYYPSLVPSVPEAYTRLQDGQLVTIGGQAWRVITGFGHSPEHASLYCEALNVLLSGDMVLPRISTNVSVFAVEPEGNPLQLYLDSLSKFADLPEDVLVLPSHGKPFRGLHTRIAQLRDHHVARLAEVIAACVTPRSATDIVPIMFRRPLDAHQLSFALGEALAHLHKLWRDGSLRREIADDGVVRFQQI; encoded by the coding sequence ATGAATGCCCTCGAAGCCCAGCTGGATTATCCATTTGGCGACACCATCCCCGCTTCCGGCGCCGTGCACGAGGTCATGCCGGGGCTGCGCTGGGCGCGCATGCCCCTGCCGTTCGCGCTGGACCATATCAATGTGTGGCTGCTGAACGACGTTTTCGACGAGCGGCGCGGCTGGAGCCTGGTCGATACCGGCGCCGGCACCGACGCCACCCGCGCCGCTTGGGAACAGGTTCTGGAGCAAGGCCTGGACGGCCAACCACTGGTGCGCGTGATCGCGACGCATTGCCATCCCGACCACGTCGGCCTGTCCGGCTGGCTGAGCGCGCGCTTCGGGGCGCCGTTCTGGACCACCACCGGCGAGTTCGGCTTCATGCGCATGATGGCGGCGGCGCTGCCCGGCGTGGACGGGCCGTCGGCCATTCCCCATTTCGAACGCCACGGTCTGGTCGATGCGGCGATGCTGGACCAGATGCGCAGCCGCCGCAATTACTATCCGTCGCTGGTGCCGTCGGTACCGGAAGCCTATACCCGGCTGCAGGATGGCCAGCTCGTCACGATCGGCGGCCAGGCCTGGCGCGTGATCACCGGCTTCGGCCACTCGCCGGAACACGCCTCGCTCTACTGTGAGGCGCTGAACGTGCTGCTCTCGGGCGATATGGTGTTGCCGCGCATCTCGACCAATGTCTCGGTATTCGCGGTCGAGCCCGAGGGCAATCCGCTCCAGCTCTACCTCGATTCGCTGTCGAAGTTCGCCGACCTGCCCGAGGACGTGCTGGTGCTGCCGTCGCACGGCAAGCCCTTCCGCGGCCTGCATACCCGCATCGCCCAGTTGCGCGACCACCATGTGGCGCGCCTGGCCGAGGTGATCGCGGCCTGCGTCACGCCACGCTCGGCGACCGACATCGTGCCGATCATGTTCCGGCGGCCGCTCGACGCCCACCAGCTCAGCTTTGCGCTGGGCGAGGCGCTGGCCCACTTGCACAAGCTATGGCGTGACGGAAGTTTGCGCCGGGAAATCGCTGACGATGGCGTCGTGAGATTTCAACAAATCTAA
- a CDS encoding UbiX family flavin prenyltransferase has protein sequence MADRPRGGDRRRIIVAITGATGAVYGVQLLRRLHGTPDIESHLVVSDAASLTLHQELGLQRRDVEALAHVVHRNRDVGASIASGSYQADGMVIAPCSMKTLAAVAHGFSDNLVTRAADVVLKERRRLILMVRETPFNLAHLRNMTAVTEMGGIIFPPLPSFYHRPATIADMVEHTVDRVVDLLGIENAQAARWGGMKGEQDA, from the coding sequence ATGGCTGATCGCCCGCGCGGTGGCGACCGCCGCCGGATCATCGTCGCCATCACCGGCGCGACCGGCGCGGTCTATGGCGTGCAGCTGCTGCGGCGGCTGCACGGCACCCCGGACATCGAGTCCCACCTGGTCGTTTCCGACGCCGCCTCCCTCACCCTGCACCAGGAACTCGGCCTGCAGCGACGCGACGTCGAGGCACTGGCCCACGTCGTCCACCGCAACCGCGACGTCGGCGCCTCGATCGCCAGCGGCTCGTACCAAGCCGACGGCATGGTGATCGCCCCCTGTTCGATGAAAACGCTGGCAGCGGTCGCCCATGGTTTTTCTGACAACCTTGTGACACGCGCGGCCGATGTGGTCCTGAAGGAACGCCGGCGCCTGATCCTGATGGTGCGCGAAACGCCCTTCAACCTGGCCCACTTGCGCAATATGACGGCCGTGACCGAAATGGGCGGCATCATCTTCCCTCCCCTGCCAAGCTTCTATCACCGGCCGGCGACGATTGCGGACATGGTCGAGCACACGGTGGACCGTGTCGTGGATTTATTAGGGATAGAGAATGCCCAGGCCGCCCGCTGGGGCGGCATGAAGGGCGAACAAGACGCCTGA